One stretch of Schizosaccharomyces pombe strain 972h- genome assembly, chromosome: III DNA includes these proteins:
- the mug122 gene encoding PX/PXA domain protein, whose translation MYRKWDLCITRHLLPYIEHSVIPIIALLVLSLIFYILYICFGTTSYILSGIILGAYVNSLFHNNHSVILNIKHPELGEPLKPYQTPLPPELEAPLQLLISKLTQHYINGWYKHVSEDPSFIREVQSTIEYIMRQFYAYVSSQESSHIIYELLKNAISTTTLVLSDLNHFRSKKIPLTEFALRYPESAVSKLLDQASIERTLRAQASAMIVKFSRPEDSACLPLHCLLREVLAMQVFKRITTHCSSPRFVNRCIILYFSSSEDKSDCLAKKNYVNKCLMAKALKDYPVHTNIDPDAGKLSFDDAFYEAHIELHYQFLKEASLNTLIKDKKMLKFIITVRPVHLHVSPWVVYRRYRGFKTLYYLLKKQSARNGRAVPSFPVWRGNTYEKFREGLYFFIEALLHDSHFATNVDVRKFFAKSMRSHPLVDDIYNGFDVDKKHQSSSVPTLPNLTNISRVLSNKTSKSAKPKRSERTGLLSHQSTLAPEPLSQQRDSFELCTTGYRDTGSCTSDDEDSIHEPYRPASTQPTENPPAMPDHNGSPTTEPPKPNAFELKEERLKEIISGGFALVDELCSLNSKLWFFRKSVLTIMKTTVLHGPGRFSAQVERMLKNQIYDKLSNTQLVGDLLTSLILNVWPDEKKAMESHSTRAHRRSTESKISFDSEADSLFEEASKSVPEDPVSVFCDEESDESLRLRAEKTLVENALSENFTLMLGQSTSEESLKIIFELLQEPQFVQGFLAHLLSNALRSII comes from the coding sequence ATGTATCGAAAATGGGATTTATGTATAACACGACACTTGCTCCCTTATATAGAGCATAGCGTTATACCGATAATTGCTCTCTTGGTTTTGtcattaatattttacattCTTTACATATGCTTTGGGACCACTTCGTATATATTAAGCGGAATTATACTCGGTGCGTATGTAAACAGCTTATTTCACAACAATCATAGTGTTATCTTGAATATCAAGCATCCTGAGTTGGGTGAACCACTTAAGCCATATCAAACTCCTTTACCACCTGAACTTGAAGCTCCTTTACAACTATTGATTTCAAAGCTTACGCAACATTACATCAATGGTTGGTATAAACACGTTAGTGAAGATCCATCTTTTATTCGCGAGGTTCAAAGCACCATAGAATATATTATGCGACAATTTTATGCATATGTGAGTTCTCAGGAATCCTCGCATATAATTTatgaacttttaaaaaatgccaTTTCTACTACTACGTTAGTTTTGTCGgatttaaatcattttcgGAGCAAAAAAATCCCTCTCACTGAATTTGCTCTTCGTTATCCCGAGTCGGCTGTTTCGAAACTACTTGATCAGGCGTCCATTGAAAGAACTTTACGCGCGCAAGCTTCTGCTATGATAGTTAAGTTTAGCCGACCTGAAGACTCAGCTTGTCTTCCTTTACATTGTTTGCTGAGAGAAGTTCTTGCAATGCAAGTATTTAAGCGTATCACAACACATTGTTCTTCTCCAAGGTTCGTGAATCGCTGtattattctttatttttcttcaagtGAGGATAAGAGTGATTGTTTggcaaagaaaaattatgttAACAAGTGTCTTATGGCCAAGGCACTTAAAGATTACCCCGTTCATACCAATATTGATCCTGATGCAGGGAAGTTATCATTTGACGATGCTTTTTACGAAGCTCACATTGAACTTcattatcaatttttgaaggagGCTTCCCTAAATACCCttattaaagataaaaaaatgctcaAGTTTATTATCACTGTTCGTCCCGTTCATTTGCATGTCTCACCTTGGGTGGTTTATCGTCGATATCGGGGGTTCAAAACTTTATActatttgttaaaaaagcaaagtGCTAGAAATGGGCGAGCTGTACCGAGTTTTCCTGTTTGGCGTGGAAACACGTATGAGAAGTTTCGTGAAggattgtatttttttatagaaGCTTTACTGCATGATAGTCACTTTGCAACTAATGTTGATGTCCGCAagttttttgcaaaatctATGAGGTCTCACCCATTAGTTGATGACATTTACAATGGATTTGATGTAGATAAGAAACATCAATCTTCCTCTGTACCCACATTACCCAATCTTACAAATATTAGCCGAGTGTTAAGCAATAAAACATCTAAAAGTGCAAAACCAAAGCGTTCTGAGCGAACTGGGCTGTTGAGTCATCAAAGTACATTGGCACCTGAACCACTTAGCCAACAAAGGGATAGCTTTGAACTTTGTACCACCGGCTATAGAGATACCGGTTCATGTACTTCGGATGATGAGGATTCGATTCATGAGCCTTACCGTCCCGCTTCCACTCAACCAACTGAAAACCCCCCAGCGATGCCTGATCATAACGGAAGTCCAACCACTGAGCCACCTAAACCAAACGCttttgaattaaaagaagaacgtcttaaagaaattatcaGCGGGGGATTTGCTCTGGTTGATGAGCTTTGCTCTCTGAATTCCAAGTTGTGGTTTTTTCGAAAATCAGTTTTAACGATTATGAAGACGACAGTATTGCATGGTCCTGGGAGGTTCTCGGCTCAAGTTGAACGAATGTTAAAGAACCAAATTTATGACAAGCTTTCAAACACTCAACTAGTGGGAGATTTATTAACTTCGTTAATCTTAAACGTATGGCCCgacgaaaaaaaagccaTGGAATCACATTCGACAAGGGCACACAGACGTTCAACTGAATCTAAAATTTCCTTTGATAGCGAAGCCGATTCCCTTTTCGAAGAGGCTAGCAAATCTGTTCCTGAAGACCCTGTTTCAGTTTTTTGTGACGAGGAAAGCGATGAAAGTTTGAGATTACGAGCCGAAAAAACCCTTGTTGAAAACGCTTTATCTGAGAATTTTACTCTTATGCTTGGACAGTCAACCTCCGAGGAAAGcctaaaaattattttcgaACTGCTTCAAGAACCGCAATTCGTGCAAGGGTTCCTTGCACATTTACTTAGCAATGCTCTTCGTAGCATCATATAG
- the cnd2 gene encoding condensin complex non-SMC subunit Cnd2 yields MKRASLGGHAPVSLPSLNDDALEKKRAKENSRKQRELRRSSALHSITPRRESLNNSSPFNSSHQVPVLSNFEEWIKLATDNKINSTNTWNFALIDYFHDMSLLRDGEDINFQKASCTLDGCVKIYTSRIDSVATETGKLLSGLANDSKVLQQTEEGEDAENDDEDLQKKKERKRAQRSVKTLVKDFESIRAKKFELECSFDPLFKKMCADFDEDGAKGLLMNHLCVDQHGRIVFDSSDTVIKDLENKDVEAESQEAVVAAPIESHDTEMTNVHDNISRETLNGIYKCYFTDIDQLTICPSLQGFEFDSKGNLDVSLLKSLSDEVNMITTTSLVDNTMEKTDADAASLSSDSDGEEGHIVHALEEMAYDEENPYVDVVPKAMDESENPDFGVDTEVNMADGSTMNENYSIISTAAANGVYEYFDKSMKKNWAGPEHWRIQALRKNINNASTVFNSSNTAESSDNVSRSLSSTERKKRRELDNAIDFLQEVDVEALFTPATSSLKLPKSHWKRHNRCLLPDDYQYDSKRLLQLFLKPKMSVLPNADGEGQLQLNKALDDENDLDGIQPHGFDSDGSDNVDEGIPPYGFGDSDSPKQTPLLTPPSSSGFGDNLLLTARLAKPDMLNYAKRAKKVDVRVLKEKLWKCLDLENTIKENSINSHIEGSEMESEETNMPVKSFFSTVNQLEETYEKKELKDISTSFAFICVLHLANEHNLELTSNEDFSDVFIRPGPNLTTLEALENDV; encoded by the coding sequence ATGAAAAGAGCTAGTTTAGGCGGGCATGCGCCCGTTAGCTTACCCTCCTTAAATGACGATgcattagaaaaaaaaagagctaAAGAGAACAGCCGTAAGCAGCGCGAGTTGCGAAGAAGTTCAGCTCTGCACTCAATAACGCCAAGAAGAGAATCTCTAAACAATTCTTCACCATTTAATAGCTCTCATCAGGTTCCTGTTCTTTCTAATTTTGAGGAATGGATTAAATTAGCTACTGacaacaaaattaattccACAAATACCTGGAATTTTGCGCTTATTGACTATTTTCACGACATGTCGCTTCTACGTGATGGTGAAGATataaatttccaaaaggCAAGCTGTACATTAGACGGATGCGTGAAAATTTATACTTCGCGTATTGATTCTGTTGCTACTGAGACCGGCAAGCTACTCAGTGGATTGGCAAACGATTCCAAAGTATTGCAGCAAACGGAAGAAGGCGAAGATGCtgaaaatgatgatgaGGATCtacagaaaaagaaagagagaaaGCGTGCACAACGTTCGGTAAAGACTCTCGTTAAAGATTTCGAGTCAATACGcgctaaaaaatttgagttAGAATGTTCTTTTGATCCTTTATTCAAGAAAATGTGTGCAGATTTTGATGAGGATGGTGCTAAAGGCTTATTAATGAATCATCTTTGTGTTGATCAACATGGACGAATTGTATTCGATTCTAGCGATACTGTCATCAaggatttggaaaataaagatgTTGAAGCTGAATCGCAGGAAGCGGTAGTCGCAGCGCCTATCGAAAGCCATGACACAGAAATGACTAATGTGCATGACAATATTTCTAGGGAGACCTTGAATGGTATTTACAAATGCTATTTTACCGATATTGATCAGTTGACAATATGTCCCTCCTTACAGGGCTTTGAATTTGATAGTAAAGGGAATCTTGATGTCTCTCTCTTAAAATCATTAAGTGATGAAGTTAACATGATAACGACAACCTCCTTAGTGGATAATACGATGGAGAAAACTGATGCTGATGCAGCTTCCCTTTCTTCCGATTCCGATGGTGAAGAAGGACATATTGTGCATGCTTTGGAGGAAATGGCTTACGATGAGGAGAACCCATATGTTGATGTAGTACCAAAAGCAATGGACGAATCCGAAAATCCAGATTTTGGTGTGGATACTGAAGTCAATATGGCTGATGGAAGTACTatgaatgaaaattattCTATTATTTCTACTGCCGCTGCGAATGGAGTATACGAATATTTTGACAAGTCAATGAAAAAGAACTGGGCTGGACCCGAACATTGGCGCATTCAGGcattgagaaaaaatatcaataaCGCATCAACTGTATTCAACTCTTCCAATACGGCTGAAAGTTCAGATAATGTATCGCGTTCTCTTTCTTCCACGGAACGGAAAAAGCGTCGAGAACTTGATAACGCCATTGATTTCTTGCAGGAAGTAGACGTCGAAGCACTGTTCACTCCTGCAACCAGCAGTCTCAAGCTTCCCAAGTCTCATTGGAAAAGACATAATCGATGTTTACTACCTGATGACTACCAATATGATTCTAAGAGGCTTTTACAGCTTTTCTTGAAACCAAAGATGTCAGTTCTACCCAACGCTGATGGAGAAGGACAGCTACAACTGAATAAAGCCTTAGATGATGAGAATGATTTGGACGGTATTCAACCCCATGGATTCGATTCTGATGGCAGTGATAATGTTGATGAAGGAATACCCCCGTATGGATTTGGAGATTCCGATAGCCCTAAGCAAACACCTCTGCTTACACCTCCATCATCATCAGGATTTGGTGATAACCTTTTGTTAACTGCTCGTTTGGCAAAACCAGATATGCTGAATTATGCGAAGCGTGCTAAAAAGGTTGATGTGCGAGTACTGAAAGAAAAGCTATGGAAATGTCTAGATCTTGAAAACacaattaaagaaaattccATCAACTCTCATATTGAGGGTTCGGAGATGGAGTCAGAAGAAACCAACATGCCAgtcaaatcttttttttccactGTCAATCAATTAGAGGAGACATACGAGAAAAAAGAACTCAAAGATATATCCACCAGTTTTGCCTTTATTTGTGTTTTACATTTGGCGAATGAACATAATTTAGAGCTTACAAGCAACGAAGATTTTTCAGATGTTTTTATTAGGCCAGGTCCTAACTTGACGACGCTAGAAGCATTAGAAAATGATGTTTAA
- the yip3 gene encoding Rab GTPase-binding protein: MSALSLSITKVSETFSEIYASRAQYLSGFKSVGEFLDVRRISRPRNFSEAQSRISFNFSRFSSNYLAIIAMLVIYALIRNPLLLIVIGIGVGGVYGIRKLQGADLQLSHRVISNQNLYVILACVLIPLGLFASPIETIIWLVGASCVCVFGHAAFFEPPVESAFETVEQQV; the protein is encoded by the exons ATGTCAGCACTGTCGTTGAGTATTACTAAAGTTTCGGAGACTTTCTCAGAAATTTACGCTTCAAGG GCTCAGTATCTAAGTGGTTTTAAATCGGTGGGCGAGTTCTTGGATGTTCGTAGAATTTCTAGACCTAGGAATTTCAGTGAAGCTCAGTCGAGAATTAGCTTCAACTTTTCGAGGTTTTCTTCTAACTATCTTGCAATCATTGCTATGCTCGTTATTTACGCACTTATCCGTAACCCTTTACTTTTAATTGTCATTGGAATTGGTGTTGGTGGTGTTTATGGTATTCGTAAGCTTCAAGGAGCTGATTTACAACTTAGCCATCGTGTAATTTCCAACCAAAATCTTTATGTCATTCTAGCATGCGTGTTGATTCCTCTTGGGCTGTTCGCATCTCCCATCGAAACTATCATTTGGTTAGTTGGTGCTTCCTGTGTCTGTGTATTCGGACACGCTGCTTTCTTTGAGCCTCCTGTTGAATCGGCATTTGAGACTGTCGAGCAACAagtctaa
- the rpt4 gene encoding proteasome regulatory subunit Rpt4, whose protein sequence is MSERDTALEKYKSYLLQHREWDSKLKDLRFGNRDLVKKYDKTEDDIKSLQSVGQIIGEVLKQLDSERFIVKASSGPRYVVGCRNNVDQSHLVQGVRVSLDMTTLTIMRILPREVDPLVYNMSIEDPGDISFAGVGGLNEQIRELREVIELPLKNPELFLRVGIKPPKGVLLYGPPGTGKTLLARAVAASLGVNFLKVVSSAIVDKYIGESARIIREMFGYAKEHEPCVIFMDEIDAIGGRRFSEGTSADREIQRTLMELLNQMDGFDYLGQTKIIMATNRPDTLDPALLRPGRLDRKIEIPLPNEVGRMEILKIHLEKVSKQGEIDYEALVKLTDGTNGADLRNVVTEAGFIAIKEDRDYVIQSDLMSAARKVADLKKLEGTIDYQKL, encoded by the exons ATGTCGGAAAGAGACACTGCTTTAGAGAAATATAAATCCTATTTATTACAACATCGAGAATGGGATTCAAAACTGAAGGATTTGCGTTTTGGAAATCGAGATCTAGTCAAGAAATATGATAAAACAGAGGATGATATAAAAAGCTTGCAGTCGGTTGGTCAGATTATTGGAGAAGTATTGAAACAACTTGATTCTGAAAGATTCATTGTAAAAGCTAG CTCTGGTCCACGTTACGTTGTAGGTTGCAGAAACAATGTCGACCAATCTCATTTGGTTCAAGGCGTTCGTGTATCTTTAGATATGACCACGTTAACCATTATGCGTATTCTTCCTCGTGAGGTTGATCCTCTCGTTTACAATATGTCAATTGAAGACCCTGGTGACATTTCTTTCGCCGGTGTCGGTGGCTTGAATGAACAAATTCGTGAATTGCGTGAAGTTATTGAACTACCTTTAAAGAATCCGGAATTATTCCTTCGTGTGGGAATTAAGCCACCAAAAGGTGTTTTGCTCTATGGTCCTCCTGGTACTGGTAAAACTCTTTTAGCTCGTGCCGTGGCGGCATCTTTAGGTgttaactttttaaaagtagtTTCCAGTGCTATCGTTGATAAATATATTGGAGAATCTGCTAGAATAATTCGTGAAATGTTTGGCTATGCAAAAGAGCATGAGCCATGTGTTATTTTTATGGACGAAATTGATGCTATTGGTGGTAGAAGATTCTCTGAAGGAACATCTGCTGATCGTGAAATTCAGCGTACATTGATGGAATTATTGAATCAGATGGATGGTTTCGATTACCTTGGCCAAACGAAAATTATCATGGCGACAAATCGTCCTGATACTCTAGATCCTGCCTTGCTTCGTCCTGGTCGTCTAGATcgtaaaattgaaattccCCTACCAAACGAAGTTGGTCGTATGgagattttgaaaatccaTTTAGAAAAAGTCTCTAAACAAGGCGAAATTGACTATGAAGCATTGGTTAAACTGACAGATGGAACAAATGGTGCTGACTTGCGGAATGTGGTTACAGAAGCAGGATTCATAGCCATTAAAGAAGATCGCGACTATGTCATTCAGTCCGATTTAATGTCCGCAGCTCGTAAGGTTGCTGACCTGAAGAAACTTGAAGGTACAATTGATTACCAAAAGCTTTAG
- the ins1 gene encoding INSIG domain protein: protein MSRKEIYEPRPRYPDGYNGNRAVKKSLSVLSLDNMKSTLSGLFAPLKLDEEQAEDDESLSSYEDYASRQIDDDLKKQRKKGITFIDYSSLITFFCKLCVIFGLGFVFTYLAEQIVQDAKLPLLTVNLKSWKFEPPWPAIFGFVAVILGLSYRRMDTKYPLGAAPLRPSQSSKWQWISRYLAAFATLLLSMKKLLFISNSHSIVALVASSASIWYIFDRSRNGIILSTITSVLGSILYYNLVDTSKIELNGVEFPEIQFRLWIPMILFSASTIVGNAGRLLF from the exons ATGAGCAGAAAAGAGATTTACGAACCCCGTCCGCGCTACCCAGATGGTTATAATGGAAATCGAGCGGTCAAGAAGTCCTTGTCGGTACTTTCTTTGGACAATATGAAATCGACACTATCAGGGCTTTTTGCTCCACTTAAATTAGATGAAGAGCAGGCAGAAGATGATGAATCCCTGAGTAGTTATGAAGATTACGCGTCTAGACAGATCGATGATGATTTAAAGAAACAGAGAAAGAAAGGGATAACATTTATAGACTATTCATctttaataacttttttttgtaagcTTTGTGTTATATTTGGATTAGGGTTTGTGTTTACTTATTTGGCTGAACAAATTGTGCAAGATGCAAAGCTACCACTTCTGACGGTCAATCTCAAAAGTTGGAAATTTGAGCCCCCATGGCCTGCAATTTTTGGCTTCGTTGCTGTCATACTTGGACTCTCTTATCGACGTATGGATACGAAGTATCCTTTGGGAGCTGCCCCTTTACGCCCTTCACAATCGTCTAAATGGCAATGGATTTCTCGGTATCTTGCTGCTTTCGCTACATTGCTACTTTCTATGAAG AAATTACTATTTATTTCGAATTCACACTCCATTGTTGCACTCGTTGCGAGTTCTGCTAGCATTTGGTATATATTTGATCGCTCAAGAAACGGTATTATTTTGTCGACAATTACTTCTGTGTTGGGGAGTATCttatattataatttgGTTGATACCTCAAAAAT TGAGTTAAATGGAGTTGAATTCCCTGAAATTCAGTTTCGTTTATGGATTCCTATGATACTTTTCTCCGCTTCTACGATTGTTGGTAACGCTGGTCGTCtactattttaa
- the set1 gene encoding histone H3-K4 methyltransferase Set1, with amino-acid sequence MDFNTSTRSKSQPVQRNNYKVLYDPELGIKENLGRKIIYRFNGVSKPPLVVRDPRLKNPIYARGIPKSGRPFLKSLQTINYDYNENSLGPEPPTQVFVSNISPLVTSEQLRYHFKSFGEVFDLDLKLNPYTGTSLGLCCISFDKRSSISVAAHSAKIAVQQANGLRFSGKPLSVVLDRDGSLCEEAFKKALNAVEKQFQEETLQKQRFEREDESSRQKLSAAMNEDIPPWRQPSKNSQTLSNGDLQHSKVQNVDQKSGFLTSSETDVPKNINDYIYLLIDDRFVPPDRVYYTDIKHHFRKFLYEKIYMNKDGFYITFNNYREASNCYRALDRTYVQNCRIKLKFHDIPSRTKEDGKKSAVRRVVLPPEEAYAEATSVVLRDLEAALLRDVKSKIIGPAIFKYLHSMPKPSVKEELQENLLVSSTSVPDVPLKIESTVGKLPSLPKFKKRVDSSKMNLSAGSKTKSKLQRRRRRRHEARPLHYQLNQMYNSSASEAESDQELLLSSGDERVERGKIGSIKSVKSDEATPVFSDTSDENDKFHRFRTKSKISKKKYEKMEVDYTSSSETESDASILSPSAAIPKSGSAIKDELISPKKEIDEVLALAPKWRINEFDETGSVYYGALPYNYPEDDVLLDLDGLQYLVKNDEDYSYLQEALKDEPLMDINDPNFWAYERKSCKFKNGDVKYGDTAILPEPKGYFRSNTSGSAKSEGYYIIPTTEKSLYLPLRNRSTIDTISHSTSRITSRMNRVNNRRLAAGVEKSQLPAEADLLRFNALKARKKQLHFGPSRIHTLGLFAMENIDKNDMVIEYIGEIIRQRVADNREKNYVREGIGDSYLFRIDEDVIVDATKKGNIARFINHSCAPNCIARIIRVEGKRKIVIYADRDIMHGEELTYDYKFPEEADKIPCLCGAPTCRGYLN; translated from the coding sequence ATGGATTTTAATACCTCTACGCGGTCGAAATCTCAACCCGTTCAAAGGAATAATTACAAAGTTTTATACGATCCAGAATTAGGAATCAAGGAGAACCTTGGTCGcaaaattatatatcggTTTAATGGTGTTTCAAAACCACCTTTAGTAGTTCGCGACCCTAGACTTAAAAATCCAATATATGCCCGCGGTATTCCTAAAAGTGGAAGgccatttttaaaatctttgcAAACTATAAATTATGACTACAATGAGAATTCATTAGGTCCAGAACCTCCAACTCAGGTTTTTGTTTCTAACATCTCACCGCTCGTGACTTCTGAACAGCTCCGATAtcattttaaatcatttggGGAAGTTTTCGATTTAGACTTAAAGTTAAACCCTTATACAGGTACTTCTTTAGGGTTGTGCTGTATATCTTTTGACAAGCGTAGTTCCATTTCTGTAGCAGCACATTCAGCGAAAATTGCTGTACAACAAGCAAATGGCTTGAGGTTTTCCGGTAAGCCTCTTTCAGTAGTCCTTGATCGGGATGGTTCATTATGCGAAGAAGCGTTCAAGAAAGCTTTAAATGCTgttgaaaagcaatttcaAGAAGAAACTTTACAGAAACAGAGATTCGAGCGGGAAGATGAATCTTCGCGGCAAAAGTTATCTGCAGCTATGAATGAAGATATTCCTCCTTGGCGTCAACCATCGAAAAATTCACAAACATTGAGCAATGGAGACTTGCAACATTCTAAAGTTCAGAACGTGGACCAGAAATCAGGTTTTCTTACGTCAAGCGAGACTGATgttccaaaaaatattaatgattatatttatttactaattgACGATCGCTTTGTCCCTCCAGATCGTGTGTATTATACTGATATAAAGCATCATTTtcgaaaatttttgtatgaAAAGATATACATGAACAAAGACGGGTTTTATAtaacttttaataattatcGCGAAGCGAGCAATTGTTACCGTGCGCTGGATCGTACATACGTACAAAATTGTCGcataaaattgaaatttcatGACATTCCTTCACGTACAAAGGAAGATGGAAAAAAGAGCGCAGTACGAAGAGTTGTTTTACCTCCCGAGGAAGCGTACGCTGAAGCAACCTCAGTTGTGCTTAGAGATCTTGAGGCTGCTTTGTTACGTGAtgtaaaaagtaaaataattgGACCGGCAATCTTCAAATATCTTCATTCAATGCCTAAGCCTTCTGTTAAGGAAGAACtacaagaaaatttattggtTTCATCTACAAGTGTTCCTGATgttcctttaaaaattgaatcaaCAGTCGGAAAGCTCCCCAGTCTTcccaaatttaaaaaacgagTTGATTCCAGTAAAATGAATCTTTCAGCGGGTAGTAAAACGAAGTCGAAACTTCAAAGAAGACGTAGAAGAAGGCACGAAGCTCGACCTTTACACTACCAGCTTAATCAAATGTATAACTCAAGCGCTTCTGAAGCCGAGTCTGATCAAGAACTTTTGTTATCTTCTGGAGACGAGCGTGTAGAAAGAGGGAAGATTGGCTCAATAAAGTCTGTGAAGTCTGACGAGGCGACTCCAGTTTTTTCTGATACATCTGATGAAAATGACAAATTCCATCGTTTTCGTACAAAATCTAAAatatcaaagaaaaaatatgaaaagaTGGAAGTTGACTATACTTCGTCCAGCGAAACCGAATCAGATGCATCAATACTTTCTCCTAGTGCTGCGATTCCAAAATCAGGTAGCGCCATAAAAGATGAACTCATATCGCCTAAGAAAGAGATTGATGAAGTTTTAGCTTTAGCTCCCAAATGGCGTATTAATGAGTTTGATGAAACTGGAAGCGTTTATTATGGTGCACTTCCTTACAATTATCCAGAAGACGATGTACTTCTTGACTTGGATGGTCTACAGTACTTGGTAAAAAATGACGAAGATTACTCATATCTTCAAGAGGCACTCAAGGATGAACCCCTCATGGATATCAACGATCCCAATTTCTGGGCTTATGAACGCAAGTCATGTAAATTTAAGAATGGGGATGTTAAGTATGGAGATACGGCTATTCTTCCAGAACCTAAAGGTTATTTTCGCTCTAATACTAGCGGTTCTGCTAAAAGTGAGGGATACTATATTATTCCAACTACCGAAAAATCACTATATCTACCACTTCGTAATCGATCAACCATCGATACTATTAGTCATTCTACAAGCCGTATCACATCACGAATGAATCGTGTTAACAATAGAAGATTGGCTGCTGGAGTTGAAAAGTCTCAATTGCCAGCCGAAGCTGACTTGCTCAGATTCAATGCACTAAAGGCTCGTAAAAAGCAATTACATTTTGGCCCTAGTCGCATTCATACATTAGGGCTTTTTGCCATGGAAAAcattgataaaaatgatatgGTCATAGAGTATATTGGAGAAATCATTCGACAACGGGTGGCTGATAATCGTGAAAAGAACTACGTTCGTGAAGGTATTGGAGACAGTTATTTGTTCCGTATTGACGAGGATGTTATCGTTGATGCTACAAAAAAGGGAAATATCGCGCGTTTCATCAATCATTCATGCGCTCCTAATTGTATAGCTAGGATTATTAGAGTTGAagggaaaagaaaaatcgtAATTTATGCTGACAGGGATATTATGCATGGAGAGGAACTTACTTATGATTACAAGTTTCCGGAAGAAGCTGATAAGATTCCTTGTTTGTGTGGTGCTCCAACATGTCGTGGCTATTTAAACTAG